From Carya illinoinensis cultivar Pawnee chromosome 5, C.illinoinensisPawnee_v1, whole genome shotgun sequence, one genomic window encodes:
- the LOC122311917 gene encoding serine/threonine-protein phosphatase 6 regulatory ankyrin repeat subunit B-like, with protein MPPSYFPLRWESTGDQWWYASPIDWAAANGLYDLVRELLHLDTNLLIKLTSLRRIRRLETVWDDEAQFDDVAKCRSEVARRLLLECETKRGHNSLIRAGYGGWLLYTAASAGDVDFVKDLLEREPLLVFGEGEYGVTDIFYAAARSKNSEVFRLLLDFALSPRCCLSSGGELEEQLGNLDPEFRWEMMNRAVHAAARGGNMDMLRVLLADCSDVLAFKDAQGSTILHTASGRGQVEVVKDLVASFDIITCTDNQGNTALHVAAYRGYLPVVEVLILASPSLASLTNNYGDTLLHMAVAGFRTPGFRRLDRQIGLMNHLLCGKIVNMEDIINIRNNNGRTALHVAVVENVQCNLVELLMTVPSIGLNIRDADGLTPLDILKQRPQSASSEILMKQLISAGGMSNCQYHKARSALVSHLKMQGIGNSPGTSFRIPDAEIFLYTGIENASDASCDQASMDLSACSDEFSQFDSNNSLDNKNIGSVRNAAKRLKFLLHWPHRKEKRSASRELRDYSSLESFSVSRNLEDCLIPLRQKYSKFSPFPNNKRTFSLRRDLPSPSTKKKFTLGLMHGVIKAMPQLGNPADSPSSQSRSSTSSPSSIYKQKGIEIAGPSCSSVSFNGKAPPMNYRQNSLEKRLMNQYFCVGAQGLDVKDSVHYAQPHKNHKQLSSLVA; from the exons ATGCCGCCTTCGTACTTCCCTCTTAGGTGGGAGAGCACCGGAGACCAGTGGTGGTATGCTTCACCCATCGATTGGGCAGCTGCCAATGGTCTCTATGATCTTGTCAGGGAGCTTCTCCACCTTGACACCAATCTCCTCATTAAGCTCACCTCCCTTCGTCGAATCCGCCGCCTGGAGACAGTCTGGGACGACGAAGCTCAGTTCGACGATGTAGCCAAATGTCGCTCCGAGGTTGCTAGAAGACTCCTTCTCGAGTGTGAAACAAAGAGGGGTCATAACTCTCTGATCAGAGCTGGCTATGGAGGGTGGCTTCTGTACACTGCTGCCTCGGCTGGGGATGTGGATTTTGTTAAGGACTTGCTAGAGAGAGAGCCCCTTCTTGTGTTTGGAGAAGGAGAATACGGTGTTACCGATATATTCTACGCTGCAGCGAGGAGCAAGAATTCTGAGGTCTTCAGACTATTGCTTGATTTCGCTCTTTCTCCGAGGTGCTGCCTTAGCAGTGGAGGTGAGTTGGAGGAGCAGTTGGGTAATCTTGATCCAGAATTTAGGTGGGAGATGATGAACCGGGCTGTTCATGCTGCGGCTAGAGGAGGGAATATGGATATGTTAAGGGTGCTTCTTGCTGATTGTTCTGATGTTTTAGCATTCAAGGATGCACAGGGATCTACAATCTTGCATACAGCCTCTGGCAGAGGGCAGGTTGAG GTAGTGAAGGATCTAGTAGCATCCTTTGATATTATAACCTGCACAGATAATCAAGGGAATACAGCCTTACATGTCGCTGCATACAGGGGCTACTTGCCCGTCGTAGAGGTCCTGATTCTTGCCTCTCCTTCATTAGCCTCCTTGACAAACAATTATGGAGATACTCTTCTTCATATGGCAGTGGCCGGTTTCCGGACCCCTGGTTTCCGAAGACTGGACAGGCAGATTGGACTCATGAATCACTTGTTATGCGGTAAGATTGTGAACATGGAGGACATCATCAATATCAGGAACAATAACGGAAGAACTGCTCTTCACGTGGCAGTTGTTGAGAACGTTCAATGTAATCTAGTTGAACTCCTCATGACCGTCCCATCAATTGGATTGAACATCCGTGATGCTGATGGGCTGACCCCTCTGGATATTCTCAAGCAACGGCCACAATCAGCATCTTCTGAAATTCTAATGAAGCAACTGATTTCTGCTGGAGGGATGTCCAATTGCCAGTATCATAAGGCAAGAAGCGCCCTTGTTTCCCATCTAAAAATGCAGGGTATTGGGAATAGTCCTGGAACTTCTTTCAGAATCCCCGATGCAGAGATATTCTTGTACACGGGTATTGAGAATGCATCTGATGCCAGTTGTGATCAGGCAAGCATGGATTTGAGTGCTTGCTCAGATGAATTCAGTCAGTTTGACTCGAACAACTCCTTGGACAATAAGAATATAGGTTCAGTACGTAATGCTGCAAAGCGCCTCAAGTTCCTTCTTCATTGGCCCCATAGGAAAGAGAAAAGATCTGCTAGCAGAGAATTAAGAGATTATAGTTCTCTAGAATCATTCAGTGTATCTAGAAACTTGGAAGACTGTCTAATCCCACTTCGGCAGAAATACTCAAAGTTTTCCCCCTTTCCAAACAATAAAAGAACATTTTCTCTTAGGAGGGATCTTCCAAGCCCATCCACCAAAAAGAAATTCACCCTGGGGCTTATGCACGGGGTTATTAAGGCAATGCCACAACTAGGTAATCCAGCAGACTCTCCTTCAAGTCAGTCAAGATCATCAACTTCTTCGCCTAGTTCAATTTATAAACAAAAGGGTATTGAAATTGCTGGACCCTCGTGCTCATCTGTGTCATTTAATGGTAAAGCGCCACCGATGAACTACAGACAGAATTCCTTGGAAAAGAGGTTGATGAACCAGTATTTCTGTGTTGGTGCACAAGGCCTTGATGTTAAAGATTCGGTTCACTATGCACAGCCACATAAGAATCACAAGCAATTAAGTTCTCTAGTAGCTTGA
- the LOC122311918 gene encoding pentatricopeptide repeat-containing protein At3g04130, mitochondrial yields the protein MKFRVEKCAKNIHNLVDTSRAVIASFARIRSYSYLSSLSESSSLTRHEHQQCQDSKRLSELDILVAKIPFGTSDDEVLRSLSHDQVCNSIGLSSDLVEKLLRRFKDDWKSALGVFRWAESRSGYKHTPEAYEMLVDILGKMKQMDKMKSILEEMNRCHLVGTDTVAKVMRRFCGAGQWEEAVRTFDRLGTFGLEKNTESMNLLLDTLCKESKVELAREVFLELKSHISPNALTFNIFIHGWCKVNRVDEAHWTIQEMKGHGCRPCVISYSTIMQFFCRQGKFDRVYELLDEMLAQACPPNVVTFTSIMCSLAKSEEFEQALRIYDRMKMAGCKPDALFYNALIHTLGRAGHVQEAVRVFEVEMPKTGVNPNTSTYNTVIAMFCHRGQEQKALHVLEGMEKSGLCKPDAQTYYPLLKACFKSGKTGSCLSKLLDDMINKHNLSLDISAYKLLIHGLCRANQCERAYEFLEKMIAQGITPRYQTCRLLLDEVKQKNLYDVSERIEDLMKKL from the coding sequence ATGAAATTCCGCGTTGAGAAATGTGCCAAAAACATCCACAATCTCGTCGATACATCTCGTGCCGTAATCGCTTCTTTTGCTCGAATCCGGTCTTATTCGTATCTTTCTTCTCTGTCGGAATCTTCTTCCCTCACCCGGCACGAACATCAACAATGCCAAGACTCGAAAAGATTGTCTGAGCTTGACATTCTCGTAGCTAAGATTCCTTTTGGAACCAGCGACGATGAAGTTCTTCGGTCTCTCTCACATGATCAAGTGTGCAATAGCATAGGGCTGTCTAGTGACCTTGTTGAAAAGCTGCTTCGTAGGTTTAAGGATGATTGGAAGTCTGCATTGGGCGTGTTCAGATGGGCAGAGTCGCGGTCGGGTTATAAGCACACGCCGGAAGCATATGAGATGTTGGTGGACATATTGGGTAAAATGAAACAGATGGATAAGATGAAGAGTATCCTAGAAGAAATGAATCGGTGTCATCTCGTTGGGACTGACACCGTCGCGAAGGTCATGAGGAGGTTTTGTGGTGCAGGGCAATGGGAAGAGGCTGTGAGGACATTTGATCGGTTGGGAACTTTCGGGTTGGAGAAGAACACGGAATCGATGAACTTGTTGCTGGACACACTTTGCAAAGAGAGTAAGGTTGAGCTGGCGCGCGAGGTTTTCTTGGAGCTCAAGTCGCATATTTCGCCGAATGCTCTAACGTTTAACATTTTCATTCATGGTTGGTGCAAAGTGAATCGAGTGGATGAGGCGCATTGGACTATCCAAGAGATGAAGGGACATGGGTGTCGCCCTTGTGTAATCAGCTATTCGACAATCATGCAATTCTTTTGCCGACAAGGCAAATTTGATAGAGTCTATGAGCTGCTTGATGAAATGCTAGCGCAGGCTTGCCCACCAAATGTTGTTACTTTCACCAGTATCATGTGTTCGCTGGCAAAGTCGGAGGAGTTTGAGCAAGCATTACGTATTTATGACAGAATGAAGATGGCTGGATGTAAACCGGATGCCCTCTTCTACAATGCATTGATCCATACTCTCGGGAGAGCCGGTCATGTACAGGAGGCTGTTCGTGTTTTTGAGGTGGAGATGCCCAAAACTGGCGTCAACCCAAATACGTCAACCTATAATACAGTGATTGCTATGTTTTGCCATCGTGGTCAGGAACAAAAGGCCTTGCATGTCCTCGAGGGCATGGAGAAATCAGGCCTCTGTAAGCCTGATGCTCAGACATACTACCCATTGCTCAAGGCGTGCTTTAAATCTGGGAAAACAGGCAGTTGCCTGAGTAAATTATTGGATGACATGATCAATAAGCATAACCTTAGTCTTGATATATCAGCctataaacttctaattcatGGGCTTTGCCGAGCAAATCAATGTGAGCGGGCTTATGAATTCTTGGAGAAGATGATTGCTCAAGGGATCACACCTAGATATCAGACATGTCGTTTGCTATTGGATGAAGTCAAACAGAAGAATTTGTATGATGTCTCTGAAAGAATTGAggatttgatgaaaaaattataa
- the LOC122311919 gene encoding glyceraldehyde-3-phosphate dehydrogenase, cytosolic: MASNKKIKIGINGFGRIGRLVARVVLQRNDVELVAVNDPFITTDYMTYMFKYDTVHGHWKHNDIKVKDSNTLLFGEKPVTVFGIRNPEEIPWGKSGAEYIVESTGVFTDKEKAAAHLKGGAKKVIISAPSKDAPMFVVGVNEKEYKPELDIVSNASCTTNCLAPLAKVINDNFGIVEGLMTTVHSITATQKTVDGPSSKDWRGGRAASFNIIPSSTGAAKAVGKVLPSLNGKLTGMAFRVPTVDVSVVDLTVRLQKKATYEEIKKAIKVASEGKLKGILGYTEDDVVSSDFVGDSRSSIFDAKAGIALNENFVKLVSWYDNEWGYSTRVVDLIVHIASVHA, from the exons ATGG CCTCCAACAAGAAGATCAAGATTGGAATCAACG GGTTTGGAAGGATCGGTCGTTTGGTTGCCAGGGTTGTTCTTCAGAGAAATGATGTTGAACTCGTCGCCGTTAACGATCCCTTCATCACCACTGACTACATG ACTTATATGTTCAAGTACGACACCGTTCACGGCCACTGGAAGCACAACGACATCAAGGTCAAGGACTCCAACACCCTTCTCTTTGGCGAGAAGCCCGTCACTGTTTTCGGCATCAG GAACCCGGAAGAGATCCCATGGGGAAAGTCTGGAGCCGAGTATATCGTCGAGTCTACTGGTGTTTTCACAGACAAGGAAAAGGCTGCTGCTCACTTGAAG GGTGGTGCTAAGAAGGTCATCATTTCTGCTCCTAGCAAGGATGCGCCCATGTTTGTTGTGGGTGTGAATGAGAAAGAATACAAGCCCGAGCTTGACATTGTTTCTAACGCTAGCTGCACCACCAACTGCCTTGCTCCCCTCGCCAAG GTTATCAATGACAATTTTGGAATTGTCGAGGGTTTAATGACCACCGTCCACTCCATTACCG CTACCCAGAAGACTGTTGATGGGCCCTCAAGCAAGGACTGGAGGGGTGGAAGAGCTGCTTCCTTCAACATTATCCCCAGCAGCACTGGAGCTGCTAAG GCCGTTGGGAAAGTTCTTCCGTCACTTAATGGCAAATTGACTGGAATGGCCTTCCGTGTACCCACTGTGGATGTTTCAGTTGTTGACCTCACTGTCAGGCTTCAGAAGAAGGCAACGTATGAGGAGATAAAAAAGGCTATTAA GGTTGCATCCGAGGGCAAGCTTAAGGGGATTTTGGGTTACACTGAAGATGATGTGGTGTCTAGTGACTTTGTTGGTGACAGCAG GTCTAGCATATTTGATGCCAAGGCCGGAATTGCATTGAATGAAAACTTTGTGAAACTTGTCTCTTGGTATGACAACGAGTGGGGCTACAG CACCCGTGTGGTTGACTTGATTGTCCACATCGCATCCGTACATGCTTGA